CGTCTCGGTCGAAACGGACGAGCAGGTGTACGATCCAGGCGACTCCGTCGAGATCCGGATCGACGTCTCGAACCGGTTGCCACTCCCGATCACCGTCCGAATCGAGGGCGCTCGAATCTGGGGCTGGTCGGTGGACGGGCTCGTCGAGGCGACCGACGAACCGATCTACGTCCCCGACGTCGCCCGGTCGCTCTCGCTTCGAGCCGGCGAGACCCGAACGTTCACCCGGACGTGGAACGGTCGAATCAAACGACACGGGACACCGACCCGGTGGGTCGAACCGTCTAGCGGAACCCACGAAATCGCCGCTTTCGTCGCGACGGCGCCAGAGACCAGCGACTCGACGACGATCACTATTCGGTGAGTTCGGTCACCGTCACCTCAGACGCCCTCGAGCGACGCCCGGTCACTCCCGGTACAGGTGACAGGCGACGTCGTGCGTGGCCGAGCCGTGCTGGGTCGGGACCGTCGCGCTCGGCCGTTCCTGTGCACAGATGCTCGAGGTCTCGACCGCCTCGCGAACCAGTTCACGCGCGCCGTCCCAGTCGCCTTCGGCCAGCCGCCGGCAGACGTCCTCGACGAGCGCCCCTGCGTCCCCGCCAGGTCGGCCGTCGGGGAAGAACGTCGAATCGATGTCGGCTTCGACCGCGGCGAGCGAGCGCCCCTCTCCGTCGTCCGGACCCTCGAGGACGAACGTTCGGCGGTCGACCGCTCGGACGAACTCGAGGACACGTTCCCACTCGTCTTCGGAAAGCCCGTAGCGCTCCGGCTGGATCAGCGCCGGACAGCGAGTCCGGAACCGGCAGCCCGAAGGCGGATCGATGGGACTCGGGACGTCGCCCTCGAGCGTCCCACGGACGTCTCGAGACCGGGGGTCGGGAACCGGGATCGCATCGAGGAGCGCTTTCGTGTAGGGATGTTTCGGGTTCTCGAACAGCTCCTCTTTCTCGGCGAGCTCGACGACGTGTCCGAGGTACATCACGGCGACCCGGTCGGCGATGTACCTGACGACGCTCATATCGTGGGAGATGATCAGGTACGTCAGCCCGAACTCTTCCTGGAGTTCGCGCATGGCGTTTAGCACCTGCGCCTGGACGGAGACGTCGAGCGCCGAGACCGGTTCGTCA
This portion of the Natronobeatus ordinarius genome encodes:
- a CDS encoding oligopeptide/dipeptide ABC transporter ATP-binding protein; the protein is MRELQEEFGLTYLIISHDMSVVRYIADRVAVMYLGHVVELAEKEELFENPKHPYTKALLDAIPVPDPRSRDVRGTLEGDVPSPIDPPSGCRFRTRCPALIQPERYGLSEDEWERVLEFVRAVDRRTFVLEGPDDGEGRSLAAVEADIDSTFFPDGRPGGDAGALVEDVCRRLAEGDWDGARELVREAVETSSICAQERPSATVPTQHGSATHDVACHLYRE